A single region of the Musa acuminata AAA Group cultivar baxijiao chromosome BXJ1-11, Cavendish_Baxijiao_AAA, whole genome shotgun sequence genome encodes:
- the LOC135597754 gene encoding pyruvate decarboxylase 1-like: MDTRIGSVDAAMETMANGSVGSPPTAHCHPIAPAAQAEAAEATLGRHLARRLVQVGVHDVFAVPGDFNLTLLDHLIAEPGLRLVGCCNELNAGYAADGYARARGVGACAVTFTVGGLSVLNAIAGSYSENLPVICIVGGPNSNDYGTNRVLHHTIGLPDFSQELRCFQTITCYQAVVNHLDDAHELIDTAISTALKESKPVYISISCNLSAIAHPTFSLEPVPFFLSPRLSNQMGLEAAVEATVEFLNKAVKPVLVGGPKIRVAKAGKAFVELADACGYPIAVMPSAKGLVPEHHPRFIGTYWGAVSTSFCAEIVESADAYVFVGPIFNDYSSVGYSLLLKKEKAIIVQPERVVVANGPAFGCILMKDFLQALAKRLKKNTTAYENYHRIFVPDGQPLECKPKEPLRVNVLFKHIQQMLSGNTAVIAETGDSWFNCQKLKLPEGCGYEFQMQYGSIGWSVGATLGYAQAVKNRKRVIACIGDGSFQVTAQDVSTMLRCEQNSIIFLINNGGYTIEVEIHDGPYNVIKNWNYAGLVDAIHNGEGKCWTTRVRYEEELKEAIATAAGAKQDCLCFIEVIVHKDDTSKELLEWGSRVCSANSRAPNPQ, translated from the exons ATGGACACTAGGATTGGGTCGGTGGACGCGGCGATGGAGACCATGGCGAACGGTAGCGTGGGCAGCCCGCCGACGGCGCACTGCCACCCCATCGCCCCCGCGGCGCAGGCTGAGGCGGCGGAAGCGACCCTGGGCCGCCACCTGGCCCGGCGCCTCGTCCAGGTTGGCGTCCACGACGTGTTCGCCGTCCCGGGGGACTTCAACCTCACCCTCCTCGACCACCTCATCGCCGAACCCGGACTCCGCCTCGTCGGCTGCTGCAACGAGCTCAACGCCGGGTACGCAGCCGACGGTTATGCCCGAGCCCGCGGCGTCGGCGCCTGCGCCGTTACCTTCACCGTCGGTGGCCTCAGCGTGCTCAACGCCATCGCCGGCTCCTACAGCGAGAACCTCCCTGTCATCTGCATCGTCGGCGGGCCCAACTCCAACGACTACGGCACCAACCGTGTCCTCCACCACACCATCGGCCTTCCGGACTTCTCGCAGGAGCTCCGCTGCTTCCAAACCATCACTTGCTATCAG GCAGTGGTGAACCACCTCGACGACGCTCACGAACTCATCGACACCGCCATCTCCACCGCGCTAAAGGAGAGCAAGCCCGTTTACATCAGTATCAGCTGCAATCTCTCCGCCATCGCTCACCCCACCTTCAGCCTCGAGCCCGTCCCCTTCTTCCTCTCCCCCAG ATTGAGCAACCAGATGGGGTTGGAGGCCGCCGTCGAGGCGACGGTGGAGTTCCTGAACAAGGCGGTGAAGCCGGTGCTGGTGGGAGGGCCCAAGATCCGGGTGGCCAAGGCCGGGAAGGCCTTCGTGGAGCTCGCGGACGCCTGCGGCTACCCCATCGCGGTGATGCCCTCTGCCAAGGGGCTTGTCCCAGAGCACCACCCCCGGTTCATCGGCACCTACTGGGGCGCCGTGAGCACGTCCTTCTGCGCCGAGATCGTCGAGTCCGCCGACGCCTACGTCTTCGTGGGCCCCATCTTCAACGACTACAGCTCCGTCGGCTACTCCCTGCTCCTCAAGAAGGAGAAAGCCATCATCGTCCAGCCGGAGCGCGTCGTGGTGGCCAACGGGCCGGCCTTCGGCTGCATCCTCATGAAGGACTTCCTCCAAGCGCTCGCCAAGCGGCTCAAGAAGAACACCACCGCATACGAGAACTACCACCGGATCTTCGTGCCCGACGGTCAGCCGCTGGAGTGCAAGCCAAAAGAGCCGCTGAGGGTGAACGTGCTCTTCAAGCACATCCAGCAGATGCTGTCCGGCAACACCGCCGTCATCGCCGAGACTGGCGACTCGTGGTTCAACTGCCAGAAACTGAAGTTGCCGGAAGGCTGCGG GTACGAGTTCCAGATGCAGTACGGATCCATCGGTTGGTCTGTGGGGGCGACGCTGGGGTACGCGCAGGCTGTGAAGAACAGGAAGCGTGTGATCGCCTGCATCGGTGATGGAAGCTTTCAG GTGACAGCTCAGGACGTGTCGACGATGCTGCGGTGCGAGCAGAACAGCATCATCTTCCTCATCAACAACGGCGGGTACACCATCGAGGTGGAGATCCACGACGGACCTTACAATGTCATCAAGAACTGGAACTACGCCGGCCTGGTGGACGCCATCCACAACGGCGAGGGCAAGTGCTGGACGACGAGG GTCCGGTACGAGGAGGAGCTCAAGGAAGCGATCGCGACGGCGGCGGGGGCCAAGCAGGACTGCCTGTGCTTCATAGAGGTGATCGTGCACAAGGATGATACCAGCAAAGAGCTGCTGGAGTGGGGCTCCAGGGTTTGTTCTGCCAACAGCAGGGCACCAAATCCCCAGTAG